One part of the uncultured Celeribacter sp. genome encodes these proteins:
- a CDS encoding carbohydrate ABC transporter permease → MTDANLTVPSNPPPARRPLWRKWVRQNWLHAIMLPLALLWLSPLIWILVTSLKTQGEVFDPAAPFWPSKLNFSNYPSTLAVAPFGTYLVNSVIVTSSILAGQLVTITLAAYAFARLNFPGKNLLFTLFLLQVMFPIYAIFLTNFVTLREMGLVNTIPAMIVPFVASGYGTFMLRQSFRQVPAELSDAARLDGCGHMSILWHVYLPLVKPTLIAFGIISVVTHWNDYMWPLLVTNSEGIRTLPIGLGLLAKADSGADWPRLMAGTTIVVSPLLILFVIFQRRFIDSFMHTGVK, encoded by the coding sequence ATGACTGACGCCAACCTTACCGTCCCGTCCAATCCCCCCCCTGCACGCCGCCCCTTGTGGCGCAAATGGGTCCGCCAGAACTGGCTACACGCGATCATGCTACCGCTGGCACTGCTGTGGTTAAGCCCGCTGATCTGGATTCTCGTGACGTCTCTCAAGACGCAGGGCGAGGTCTTTGATCCGGCAGCGCCCTTCTGGCCGAGCAAGCTGAACTTTTCCAACTACCCCAGCACGCTGGCGGTCGCGCCTTTCGGCACCTATCTGGTGAATTCGGTCATCGTGACAAGTTCGATCCTGGCCGGGCAACTGGTCACGATCACGCTGGCTGCCTATGCCTTTGCCCGACTGAATTTCCCGGGCAAAAACCTGCTGTTCACGTTGTTCCTGCTGCAAGTGATGTTCCCGATCTATGCGATCTTCCTGACCAATTTCGTCACCCTGCGCGAAATGGGGCTGGTCAACACCATCCCAGCTATGATCGTCCCCTTCGTTGCCTCCGGCTATGGCACCTTCATGCTGCGCCAAAGCTTCCGTCAGGTGCCCGCCGAACTGTCCGATGCTGCGCGGCTCGATGGCTGCGGGCACATGTCGATCCTCTGGCATGTCTACCTGCCACTGGTGAAACCGACGCTGATCGCCTTTGGCATCATCTCAGTCGTTACGCATTGGAACGACTACATGTGGCCCCTGCTCGTGACCAACTCCGAAGGCATCCGCACCCTGCCGATCGGACTGGGCTTGCTGGCCAAGGCCGACAGCGGCGCCGACTGGCCCCGCCTCATGGCCGGAACCACCATTGTCGTCTCGCCGCTCCTGATCCTCTTCGTGATCTTCCAGCGCCGTTTTATCGACAGCTTCATGCACACCGGCGTCAAATGA
- a CDS encoding sugar ABC transporter permease, whose amino-acid sequence MSPSFARARRNEMLLAYALLLPSLIFLAAFTYWPILRSVWFSLHDVLLGDPEIFWLGAENYLRLLDDRLFWKVLGNTAFYTLTTIPLSIVVALLLAVAMDSKLRGMAIYRSAFFYPVMIPSVAAGMLWVFLYAPGYGPINEALTALGLPRLDWLYDSDWALPAIVIMSIWKYAGYFMLILLAALKLVPADLYEAARLDGVSARDRLLHITVPLISPTLYFVTIIGTLHSYQIFDYVYVMTQGGPADSTNVLTYYIYQNGFQYQDIGYASALANALLIAVLGLIGLVSVTLGRRVHYLGER is encoded by the coding sequence ATGTCACCATCCTTTGCGCGCGCACGCCGGAATGAGATGCTGCTGGCCTATGCGCTTTTGCTGCCATCGCTGATCTTTCTCGCCGCCTTTACCTACTGGCCGATCCTGCGGTCGGTCTGGTTCAGCCTCCATGACGTCCTGCTGGGAGATCCCGAGATCTTCTGGCTGGGGGCGGAAAATTACCTGCGTCTTCTCGACGACAGGCTGTTCTGGAAAGTTCTGGGCAACACCGCCTTTTACACGTTGACGACAATCCCCTTATCAATTGTCGTGGCGCTTTTGCTGGCTGTCGCGATGGACAGCAAGCTGCGGGGCATGGCGATCTACCGTTCCGCCTTTTTCTACCCGGTGATGATCCCCTCGGTGGCGGCAGGCATGCTCTGGGTCTTTCTCTACGCCCCCGGCTATGGCCCCATCAATGAGGCGCTGACCGCACTCGGCCTGCCCCGCCTGGATTGGCTCTATGACAGCGACTGGGCCCTCCCCGCGATCGTCATCATGAGCATTTGGAAATATGCAGGCTACTTCATGCTGATCCTGCTGGCCGCGCTGAAACTGGTGCCCGCGGACCTCTACGAGGCCGCCCGGCTGGATGGCGTCAGCGCCCGGGACCGGCTGCTGCACATCACCGTTCCGCTGATCTCACCAACGCTCTACTTCGTGACCATCATTGGCACATTGCACAGCTATCAGATCTTTGACTACGTTTACGTGATGACACAGGGTGGTCCGGCCGACAGCACCAACGTGTTGACCTATTACATCTACCAGAATGGCTTTCAGTATCAGGACATCGGCTATGCCTCGGCGTTGGCCAATGCTCTGCTGATCGCCGTGCTGGGCCTTATCGGGCTGGTGTCCGTCACCCTGGGCCGTCGCGTCCACTATCTGGGAGAACGCTGA
- a CDS encoding ABC transporter substrate-binding protein: MKSTKPNMMRRRLLATGLAAPFVSAMPGILTPARANETQKLQFMYPVGVSGDINTIISGMIAEFNATHDGIEVEAIYAGSYDNTEQKVITSLGVGEPPALWLPINSSLQTFLGLDALEDITEQAKADDIYDDFIGGFLNTAISDDRLYGLSFQPSTPVLYYNKDAFAEAGLGDAPVTWDELMTAAQALTIREGDELKRWGLTIGGGWHDWMFEGYCRQNGLVPWEADKVLWDRPESIEALEFWKKMVDAGCMAPASTWQGSANDFMAGSTAMLYHSTGSLTNLRTSSPFEVGVAFMPKKKQFGASQGGGPLMIAKNQSDAKKEAAWTFARWMTNTENQAAWSRATGYLAVRKSAWEQPEMVEYLQEVPQAEVAMRQAEFSGAFLQVPAYSRARDNLKSAIDRTLAGEIAPQQALADATADTNREIQRVLRRQG; encoded by the coding sequence ATGAAATCCACAAAACCCAACATGATGCGGCGTCGCCTGCTGGCCACCGGACTGGCCGCGCCCTTCGTCAGCGCAATGCCGGGCATCCTGACCCCCGCCCGCGCCAATGAGACCCAAAAACTACAGTTCATGTACCCGGTGGGCGTTTCCGGCGACATCAACACAATCATTTCGGGTATGATCGCTGAGTTCAACGCCACCCACGACGGCATCGAGGTCGAGGCCATCTACGCTGGCTCCTACGACAACACCGAGCAGAAGGTCATCACCTCTCTGGGCGTGGGCGAGCCGCCTGCCCTATGGTTGCCGATCAACTCTTCGCTGCAGACCTTCCTTGGTCTCGATGCGCTGGAAGACATCACGGAACAGGCCAAAGCCGACGATATCTACGACGATTTCATCGGTGGTTTCCTGAACACCGCGATCTCCGACGACCGCCTTTACGGCCTGTCCTTCCAGCCGTCGACGCCGGTGCTTTACTACAACAAGGATGCTTTCGCCGAAGCCGGTCTTGGCGATGCGCCCGTCACCTGGGACGAGTTGATGACGGCAGCTCAAGCGCTGACCATCCGCGAAGGGGACGAACTGAAACGCTGGGGCCTGACCATCGGCGGCGGCTGGCATGACTGGATGTTCGAAGGGTACTGTCGGCAAAACGGCCTGGTTCCGTGGGAAGCAGACAAGGTGCTTTGGGATCGCCCCGAGTCAATTGAAGCACTGGAATTCTGGAAGAAAATGGTGGATGCGGGCTGTATGGCTCCGGCGTCGACTTGGCAGGGGTCGGCCAACGACTTCATGGCTGGCTCCACCGCAATGCTCTACCACTCCACCGGGTCTCTGACCAACCTGCGGACCTCCTCGCCCTTCGAGGTCGGCGTGGCCTTCATGCCGAAGAAGAAACAATTCGGCGCCTCGCAAGGGGGCGGCCCCCTGATGATCGCAAAGAACCAGTCGGACGCCAAGAAAGAAGCCGCCTGGACCTTTGCCCGCTGGATGACCAACACGGAAAATCAGGCCGCCTGGAGCCGCGCAACGGGCTATCTTGCCGTGCGCAAATCCGCCTGGGAACAGCCCGAAATGGTCGAGTATCTGCAAGAGGTCCCGCAGGCCGAGGTGGCCATGCGTCAGGCCGAGTTCTCCGGCGCTTTCCTGCAGGTTCCGGCCTACTCCCGTGCGCGCGACAATCTGAAGAGCGCAATCGACCGGACATTGGCAGGCGAGATCGCCCCGCAACAGGCTCTGGCCGACGCCACCGCTGACACCAACCGCGAGATCCAGCGCGTCCTGCGTCGTCAGGGCTGA
- a CDS encoding phosphodiesterase translates to MLIAHITDSHVLAPGQRLAGRMDTAAAFDRLIASLKAQPVQPDLVLFSGDLAEDATSEEYAHVSAGLRHLGLPVLAVPGNHDRRAPMLAALPGMVRAIESGHLCLAEQTRGPLIIGLDTVIEGAPEGELCEARLEWLAGRLNEARGREVLIFMHHPPITTGLKDMDSMGLLAGREALASLVADHGKVCAILCGHMHRAIMGCCGGAPVRVAPAASLQIAFDLRDGVSFNFSGEPPQYMMHRLDRAGGLVSHVISV, encoded by the coding sequence ATGCTCATCGCACATATCACCGATTCCCATGTATTGGCGCCGGGACAGCGTCTGGCGGGACGGATGGACACTGCGGCGGCCTTCGATCGGTTAATTGCCAGCCTGAAGGCGCAGCCCGTGCAGCCGGATCTGGTGCTTTTTTCCGGCGATCTGGCAGAAGATGCGACGTCCGAAGAGTACGCCCATGTCAGCGCAGGGTTGCGGCATCTGGGGCTGCCGGTGTTGGCTGTCCCGGGCAATCATGATCGGCGGGCGCCGATGCTGGCGGCTTTGCCTGGCATGGTGCGCGCCATAGAGAGCGGCCATTTGTGTCTGGCTGAGCAGACGCGCGGCCCGCTGATCATTGGGCTTGATACTGTGATCGAGGGCGCACCTGAGGGAGAGCTTTGCGAAGCGCGGCTGGAGTGGCTGGCGGGCCGGCTGAATGAGGCGCGGGGGCGTGAGGTCCTGATCTTCATGCATCATCCGCCGATCACCACCGGCCTCAAGGATATGGACAGCATGGGCCTGCTGGCCGGTCGCGAGGCTCTGGCAAGCCTGGTCGCAGATCATGGCAAGGTCTGTGCGATCCTGTGCGGGCACATGCATCGCGCAATCATGGGGTGCTGCGGGGGTGCACCGGTGCGCGTTGCTCCTGCGGCGTCCCTCCAGATTGCTTTCGATCTGCGGGACGGTGTCTCCTTTAACTTCTCCGGGGAGCCGCCGCAATACATGATGCACCGTCTGGATCGGGCCGGTGGTTTGGTGTCGCACGTTATAAGCGTTTAG
- a CDS encoding asparaginase encodes MKHVTLIATGGTIASSTDTAAGAVNAGLSGETLLNSLHEPLDGIEVTVENFEATGSYALDLATLHRLCRRIDEVLADESVDGVVVTHGTDTMEESVFLAWLLVASEKPVVFTGAQRHAGQPDTDGPRNIHDAICAAASPVLQGVGPVILFEGDIHGARYVTKAHSSRVDTFRSVGHGKLGEVDHGEVYLYARPAHARPVFDTPRLDPDVELITLGLGVTPRLMKLAGDHGASGIVLSALGRGNAPKGFADETARLVAAGCPVVVATRCHEGRTRAVYGKDSGGVTLVANGALLAGDLSAVKTRLLLSALIGKGLSGAMLAETFARYS; translated from the coding sequence ATGAAACATGTGACCCTGATCGCCACTGGCGGCACCATTGCCTCGTCCACCGACACAGCCGCCGGGGCTGTGAATGCCGGCCTGAGCGGGGAAACCCTGCTCAATAGCCTGCATGAACCGCTCGATGGCATCGAGGTGACGGTGGAGAACTTTGAGGCGACGGGCAGCTATGCGCTCGACCTTGCCACCCTGCACCGCCTGTGTCGCCGGATCGATGAGGTTCTGGCCGATGAGAGTGTGGATGGCGTGGTCGTGACCCATGGCACCGACACGATGGAAGAAAGCGTCTTCCTGGCGTGGCTCTTGGTGGCCAGTGAGAAACCCGTTGTCTTTACCGGGGCGCAGCGCCATGCCGGGCAGCCCGATACGGATGGCCCGCGCAACATTCATGATGCGATCTGCGCGGCAGCCAGCCCGGTTTTGCAGGGCGTGGGTCCAGTGATCCTGTTCGAGGGCGATATTCATGGCGCGCGCTATGTGACCAAGGCACATAGTTCGCGGGTCGACACTTTCCGATCCGTCGGCCACGGCAAGCTTGGCGAGGTGGATCATGGCGAGGTGTATCTCTATGCCCGTCCGGCGCATGCCCGTCCTGTGTTCGACACGCCGCGACTGGATCCGGATGTGGAACTGATCACCCTTGGCTTGGGGGTGACGCCGCGCCTTATGAAACTGGCGGGGGATCACGGCGCTTCTGGCATCGTTCTGTCAGCCCTTGGCCGGGGCAATGCGCCCAAAGGCTTTGCCGATGAAACGGCCCGTCTGGTCGCAGCCGGATGCCCGGTCGTGGTGGCCACGCGCTGCCATGAAGGGCGCACGCGTGCGGTCTATGGCAAGGACAGCGGCGGCGTGACGCTGGTGGCCAATGGGGCGCTGCTGGCCGGGGATCTGTCAGCGGTGAAAACACGGCTGCTGCTGTCAGCGCTGATCGGCAAAGGTCTGTCAGGGGCAATGCTTGCCGAGACCTTCGCCCGCTACAGCTGA
- a CDS encoding helix-turn-helix domain-containing GNAT family N-acetyltransferase has protein sequence MPLDPVARIRRFNRAVTTETGVLDQSFLGRGRPLGAARVLNAIGPSGRAVSDIRQHLDLDTGLLSRLLRGLEEEGLIVTQEDPADKRRRLARFTAAGQAEYDAYERLSNDRAAALLQRHPTPQALLEAMDLVASALSRDRIEIRDIDPEHPDAIDCMERYYGELAARFEMGFDPDKAARLDVQDMHVPNGCFLLAVSDGMPIGCVGLKGTDKGYAEIKRLWVSPSARGLGLAKRLMHAAETRAKDLGITVLRLDTNSALPEAAGLYHRLGWQEIERFNDDPYPDLFFEKRL, from the coding sequence ATGCCCCTCGATCCCGTCGCCCGCATCCGCCGCTTCAACCGTGCTGTCACGACCGAAACCGGGGTTCTGGATCAAAGCTTTCTTGGCCGGGGCCGTCCGTTGGGCGCGGCGCGCGTCCTCAACGCGATCGGCCCGTCGGGCCGTGCCGTGTCTGACATCCGCCAGCATCTTGATCTCGACACCGGCCTGCTGTCGCGCCTGCTGCGCGGACTGGAGGAGGAAGGCTTGATTGTCACGCAAGAAGACCCAGCCGACAAGCGCCGTCGCCTGGCCCGTTTCACCGCCGCAGGTCAGGCGGAATACGATGCCTATGAACGCCTGTCGAACGATCGCGCCGCAGCCCTGCTGCAACGGCATCCCACACCACAAGCTCTGCTTGAAGCGATGGATCTCGTGGCCTCCGCTCTGAGCCGCGACCGGATCGAGATCCGCGACATCGATCCCGAACATCCCGATGCCATTGACTGCATGGAACGCTACTACGGCGAACTCGCGGCCCGGTTCGAAATGGGGTTCGATCCGGACAAAGCCGCCAGACTGGACGTGCAGGACATGCACGTGCCCAACGGTTGTTTTCTCTTAGCCGTCTCCGATGGCATGCCCATCGGCTGTGTCGGACTGAAAGGCACGGACAAAGGCTATGCCGAAATCAAGCGGCTCTGGGTGTCGCCCTCCGCCCGGGGACTGGGGCTGGCGAAACGATTGATGCACGCCGCTGAAACCCGCGCCAAGGATCTCGGTATTACGGTTTTGCGTCTGGACACCAATTCTGCCCTGCCTGAAGCCGCTGGCCTGTACCACCGGCTTGGCTGGCAGGAAATCGAACGGTTCAATGATGACCCCTACCCGGATCTGTTCTTCGAAAAACGCCTGTGA
- a CDS encoding nicotinate-nucleotide adenylyltransferase — protein MRYELPYARAGQVIGLLGGSFDPAHEGHVHITEMALKRFALDRVWWLVSPGNPLKAEGPASMARRLMHARHIMRHPRVEVTDLEARTGTRYTAETLRALKRLYPGVTFVWLMGADNLAQFHLWQDWQQIMATTPVGVIARPGTRGAARNAVAAQCFEGAKLPARASRLLGRSAPPCWCFINVPMSSVSSSDIRARGDWSRH, from the coding sequence ATGCGATATGAGTTGCCATATGCCCGCGCCGGTCAGGTGATTGGCTTGCTCGGGGGATCCTTCGATCCCGCGCATGAAGGCCATGTGCATATTACCGAAATGGCGCTGAAGCGGTTTGCGCTGGATCGGGTCTGGTGGCTGGTCAGCCCGGGAAACCCGTTGAAAGCCGAAGGCCCGGCCTCGATGGCACGGCGGTTGATGCATGCCCGTCATATCATGCGGCATCCGCGTGTCGAGGTGACCGATCTGGAGGCCCGCACCGGCACCCGTTACACCGCCGAGACCCTACGCGCGCTCAAACGGCTTTACCCCGGTGTCACTTTCGTTTGGCTGATGGGCGCTGACAATCTGGCGCAATTTCATCTCTGGCAGGATTGGCAGCAGATCATGGCAACGACACCTGTGGGGGTGATTGCACGCCCCGGTACGCGCGGAGCGGCGCGCAACGCCGTGGCGGCGCAATGCTTTGAAGGTGCGAAATTGCCGGCGCGGGCCTCGCGCCTGTTGGGGCGCTCTGCACCGCCCTGCTGGTGCTTCATCAACGTGCCCATGTCCTCGGTCTCTTCCAGTGACATCCGGGCACGCGGGGACTGGTCGCGACACTGA
- the dacB gene encoding D-alanyl-D-alanine carboxypeptidase/D-alanyl-D-alanine-endopeptidase, which translates to MGRRAVLGLMLGGVAQAAFGRAVDRSPIPAPRPDDLFQRFLPSGDQLVAEAGLSGEVAYAVADAASGELLEVRGPVRRLPPASVAKTVTSLYALTHLGPDHRFITELRRTGPVQAGIVQGDLILQGSGDPTLDTDALGGLAKALAAAGIRGITGQFLVDDRALPRIAQIDDLQTEYAGYNPTISGLNLNYNRVHFEWRRQGESYALKLDARAENFAPDVKIARMAIAGRERPVFDYEPGGGYDGWTVARSALGNGGARWLPVRLPALYAGEVFQTIAALQGVRLPAAKRMTADQPSETIVQVESAPLSLIVRDMLKYSTNLTAEVLGLAASRAQGHRPATLAASAAFMNDWARQTFGMNHLTFVDHSGLGGASEVSVVDMVHMLSAKGVEARLAPLLKTIRMLDDQGNVLPDPPAEVVAKTGTLDFVSTLAGYAQAPGGPRMAFAIFAADVPRRQAAKAEGAERPAGARTFNGRAKRLQQALIRRWALFYAG; encoded by the coding sequence ATGGGACGCAGAGCGGTGCTGGGCCTGATGCTGGGCGGGGTCGCACAGGCGGCGTTTGGCCGCGCGGTTGACCGTTCGCCGATCCCAGCCCCCCGTCCGGACGATCTCTTTCAGCGCTTCCTGCCCAGCGGGGATCAGCTTGTGGCCGAAGCCGGTTTGAGCGGTGAGGTGGCCTATGCCGTGGCGGATGCCGCCAGCGGCGAGCTGTTGGAGGTGCGAGGCCCTGTGCGGCGTCTGCCGCCCGCCTCGGTTGCGAAGACTGTCACCAGTCTCTATGCCCTGACCCATCTGGGACCGGATCATCGGTTTATCACAGAGTTGCGCCGTACCGGTCCGGTGCAGGCGGGGATTGTTCAGGGCGATCTGATCTTGCAGGGCAGCGGTGATCCCACGCTCGATACTGATGCGCTGGGAGGTCTGGCCAAGGCGCTGGCGGCAGCCGGGATTCGCGGCATAACCGGGCAGTTCCTGGTCGATGATCGCGCCTTGCCCCGGATTGCGCAAATCGATGATCTGCAGACCGAATATGCGGGCTACAATCCGACGATTTCTGGTCTCAACCTGAATTACAACCGCGTCCATTTCGAATGGCGGCGCCAGGGCGAAAGCTATGCGCTGAAGCTGGATGCACGGGCAGAGAATTTCGCGCCCGATGTCAAAATCGCCCGCATGGCCATCGCGGGCCGGGAACGGCCGGTTTTCGACTACGAACCGGGCGGTGGCTATGATGGCTGGACGGTTGCGCGTTCGGCGCTGGGCAACGGCGGGGCGCGGTGGCTGCCGGTACGTTTGCCCGCGCTTTATGCGGGCGAGGTGTTTCAGACGATTGCGGCGCTGCAGGGCGTGCGTCTGCCAGCGGCGAAACGGATGACGGCAGATCAGCCCAGTGAGACCATCGTGCAGGTCGAAAGCGCTCCGCTGAGCCTGATTGTGCGCGATATGTTGAAATACTCCACGAATCTGACAGCGGAAGTTCTGGGGCTGGCCGCCAGTCGGGCGCAGGGGCACAGGCCCGCCACGCTGGCCGCATCCGCCGCCTTTATGAACGACTGGGCCCGTCAGACCTTTGGCATGAACCATCTGACTTTTGTCGACCATTCCGGGCTCGGTGGCGCCTCCGAAGTGAGTGTTGTCGATATGGTGCACATGCTGAGTGCCAAAGGGGTAGAAGCGCGTCTGGCGCCGCTCTTGAAAACGATCCGCATGCTGGATGATCAGGGCAATGTCCTTCCCGATCCGCCCGCCGAGGTGGTGGCCAAGACCGGCACGTTGGATTTCGTGTCGACATTGGCGGGCTATGCGCAGGCACCGGGCGGGCCGCGTATGGCCTTTGCGATCTTTGCCGCCGATGTTCCGCGCCGTCAGGCGGCCAAGGCCGAAGGGGCGGAACGCCCCGCTGGCGCACGCACGTTCAACGGCCGGGCAAAGCGCCTGCAACAGGCGCTGATCCGTCGTTGGGCGCTGTTTTATGCGGGGTGA
- a CDS encoding tellurite resistance TerB family protein — MNDIPHSLTPQDCLVAVMIAQSMSDENIRTAELITIENIVNHLPIFADYDPDRIKIVASTVFDLFGEEDGLDALFGLIRDNLPETLNETAYALACDVAAADGHTYEAELRLLEEIRYELTIDRLHAAAIERGARARYMLLHPVVS; from the coding sequence ATGAACGATATTCCCCATTCTTTGACGCCCCAGGACTGTCTGGTCGCCGTCATGATCGCGCAATCGATGTCGGACGAAAATATCCGGACCGCTGAATTGATCACCATCGAGAATATCGTCAACCATCTGCCGATCTTCGCCGACTACGATCCGGACCGTATTAAGATCGTGGCTTCCACCGTTTTCGATCTCTTCGGGGAAGAGGACGGGCTGGACGCCCTCTTTGGTCTGATCCGCGACAACCTGCCGGAAACGCTGAACGAAACCGCCTATGCGCTGGCCTGCGATGTGGCCGCTGCCGACGGTCACACCTATGAGGCCGAGCTGCGGCTTCTCGAAGAAATCCGCTATGAGCTGACCATCGACCGGCTACATGCCGCAGCCATCGAACGTGGCGCGCGGGCCCGATATATGCTGCTCCATCCTGTCGTCTCGTAA